The Methanohalophilus portucalensis genome window below encodes:
- a CDS encoding response regulator, with the protein MSGEKILVVEDENIVALGIKKMLKGMGFRVPSIAASGEEAIQKAEITFPDLVLMDIMLKGEIDGIEAAEKIYDTMDIPVVYLTAYSDDKMLERAKKTKPYGYLIKPFEENSLQNTIKLALDNYRKEKEKEK; encoded by the coding sequence ATGTCAGGTGAAAAAATTCTCGTGGTAGAAGATGAAAATATAGTAGCCCTTGGCATAAAAAAAATGCTCAAAGGAATGGGGTTCAGGGTGCCCAGCATAGCAGCTTCAGGTGAAGAAGCTATACAAAAAGCTGAAATCACTTTTCCGGATCTTGTACTTATGGATATAATGCTGAAAGGTGAAATTGATGGAATTGAAGCAGCTGAAAAGATATATGACACTATGGACATCCCTGTTGTATACCTTACAGCTTATTCGGATGATAAAATGCTCGAAAGGGCAAAAAAAACAAAACCTTACGGTTATCTTATAAAGCCTTTTGAGGAAAACTCCCTGCAAAATACTATAAAATTAGCTCTGGATAATTACAGGAAAGAAAAAGAAAAAGAAAAGTAA
- a CDS encoding GTP-dependent dephospho-CoA kinase family protein produces MGGTILIPASLRPLLRKKFGVLYKGSGEENIGKVSRDLDDPIKLISVGDVTTFHLLKSNIIPDILVIDEKTHRQPACEQMITGTKQSGFKELVVNNPAGSITEELVDALAEALVSNRRVRIFVQGEEDLASLPAIMMAPVGSVVLYGQPGEGMMFVRITASKKEEMTELIDKIIDKQHCKEELYTMWRKLYGYQHN; encoded by the coding sequence TTGGGTGGAACGATTTTAATACCCGCATCCCTGCGTCCTTTGTTGCGTAAAAAATTTGGAGTCCTCTATAAAGGATCCGGTGAAGAAAACATTGGAAAAGTATCAAGGGATCTTGATGACCCCATAAAACTTATATCTGTAGGTGATGTTACTACGTTCCACTTGCTCAAATCGAATATTATTCCAGATATACTTGTAATCGATGAAAAAACTCATCGCCAACCTGCTTGCGAGCAGATGATCACAGGTACAAAACAATCAGGTTTCAAGGAACTGGTTGTAAATAATCCCGCCGGTTCGATTACCGAAGAACTGGTGGATGCACTTGCGGAAGCACTAGTTTCAAATCGACGAGTCAGGATATTTGTGCAGGGAGAAGAAGATCTTGCATCTCTTCCTGCAATAATGATGGCCCCTGTAGGATCCGTCGTTCTTTATGGACAACCTGGCGAAGGTATGATGTTTGTCCGAATTACTGCTTCCAAAAAGGAAGAGATGACAGAACTAATTGACAAGATCATTGATAAACAGCATTGTAAAGAAGAATTATACACTATGTGGAGGAAGTTGTATGGATATCAGCATAATTGA
- a CDS encoding 30S ribosomal protein S27ae: MAVKEYYKVDGDNIERTRQFCPRCGEGVFLAEHKDRLTCGKCGYTEFK, encoded by the coding sequence ATGGCTGTAAAAGAGTATTATAAAGTAGACGGCGATAATATCGAACGTACCAGGCAGTTCTGTCCCCGTTGTGGCGAAGGTGTATTCCTTGCCGAGCATAAGGACAGGTTGACCTGTGGTAAATGTGGCTATACTGAATTCAAATAA
- a CDS encoding 30S ribosomal protein S24e, producing the protein MDISIIEEKNNTLLNRKELNFNVTFEGPTPARNDVKSKLAAMLNVPIELIIVQDMRNMFGKQELSGYARIYEDASRMKEVEKGYSLKRNEIPEPEAEEASEE; encoded by the coding sequence ATGGATATCAGCATAATTGAAGAGAAGAACAACACTCTTCTAAACAGAAAGGAACTGAATTTCAATGTGACTTTTGAGGGACCAACACCTGCAAGAAATGACGTTAAATCAAAACTTGCAGCCATGCTGAATGTGCCTATTGAACTTATCATAGTCCAGGACATGAGAAACATGTTCGGTAAACAGGAATTATCCGGTTATGCCAGGATCTATGAAGATGCGTCCCGCATGAAAGAAGTTGAAAAGGGATATAGCCTCAAAAGAAATGAGATTCCAGAACCTGAAGCAGAAGAAGCAAGTGAAGAATAA
- the spt4 gene encoding transcription elongation factor subunit Spt4 has translation MVESVCMDCHRLVAGQECPVCGTTNLSNDWSGLLVIVDPEKSEIAKKIGVTIPDKYALKVR, from the coding sequence ATGGTTGAATCTGTTTGCATGGATTGTCACAGGCTTGTTGCAGGTCAGGAATGTCCTGTTTGTGGCACCACGAACCTTAGTAACGATTGGAGCGGACTTTTGGTTATAGTGGACCCTGAAAAGTCCGAAATCGCAAAAAAGATTGGAGTTACGATTCCTGACAAATATGCTTTGAAGGTGCGGTAA